A single window of Sphaerodactylus townsendi isolate TG3544 linkage group LG03, MPM_Stown_v2.3, whole genome shotgun sequence DNA harbors:
- the LOC125428796 gene encoding class I histocompatibility antigen, F10 alpha chain-like — protein MWPPLLLGGLVLLLVGESVSSSSHSLRYVYTGVSESGQGQPWFVAVGYVDDQLFYYYDSNTRRSVPRESWIEKVVQYEPGYWDRETNNLQGSEAVYRFNLETLRTRYNQSHGGLHTLQWMYGCQVELDGLPNGGHFQYAYEGKDFLSLDKETLTWTALTPPAQITKRKWEAEKSIAEYWKTYLEEICVEWLWRYLDYGKKTLLRTEAPAVKVARKAGYDGRETLICQAHGFYPAQIDVTWMKDGEDRKQDTLMGGVVPNSDGTYHTWRSIEVDSQERDHYQCQVAHDSLPEPLDFTWEEPASNQGLLLGVLLGVLVALILLGAMVIIYYKKCRQPAAGYKVTAGSDRGSDSTSVSVPPEA, from the exons ATGTGGCCCCCGCTGCTCCTTGGGGGGCTCGTCCTCCTGCTGGTGGGGGAATCCG TATCTTCCTCCTCGCACTCCCTGCGCTACGTCTACACGGGGGTGTCTGAGTCCGGGCAGGGGCAGCCCTGGTTCGTCGCTGTGGGCTACGTGGATGACCAACTCTTTTATTACTACGACAGCAACACCAGGAGGTCTGTGCCCCGTGAGTCCTGGATAGAAAAGGTGGTGCAGTATGAGCCCGGCTACTGGGATAGAGAGACCAACAATTTACAGGGCTCTGAGGCTGTGTACAGATTTAACTTGGAGACCCTGCGGACTCGCTACAACCAGAGCCATGGAG GGCTCCACACCTTGCAATGGATGTACGGCTGCCAGGTGGAGCTGGACGGGCTGCCCAATGGGGGGCACTTCCAGTATGCCTATGAAGGGAAGGACTTTCTGTCCTTGGACAAGGAGACCCTCACCTGGACGGCCCTCACGCCCCCAGCCCAGATCACAAAGCGGAAGTGGGAGGCAGAGAAGAGCATAGCTGAATACTGGAAGACCTACCTGGAGGAGATCTGTGTGGAGTGGCTGTGGAGGTACCTGGACTATGGGAAAAAGACACTGCTGAGGACAG AGGCCCCAGCTGTGAAGGTGGCCCGAAAGGCAGGCTACGATGGCCGGGAGACCCTCATCTGCCAGGCCCACGGTTTCTACCCTGCGCAGATCGATGTCACCTGGATGAAGGATGGGGAGGACCGGAAACAGGACACTTTAATGGGGGGTGTCGTCCCCAACTCAGACGGGACCTACCACACCTGGCGCAGCATCGAGGTGGACTCCCAGGAGAGGGACCACTACCAGTGCCAGGTGGCTCATGACAGCCTCCCAGAGCCCCTGGACTTCACCTGGGAGGAGCCAG CATCCAACCAGGGGCTCCTTCTGGGGGTCCTTCTGGGGGTCCTGGTTGCCCTCATCCTGCTGGGAGCCATGGTCATCATCTACTACA aaaaatgtAGACAGCCAGCGGCAGGCTATAAAGTAACAGCAG GAAGTGACCGAGGATCTGACAGCACCAGTG tttcTGTGCCGCCTGAAGCGTAA
- the PSMB9 gene encoding proteasome subunit beta type-9, with protein sequence MENRGAQKISTGTTIMAVEFGGGVVVGSDSRVSAGESVVNRFFNKLEPLHDRIYCALSGSAADAQAIADSVNYQLELHSLNLDETPLVLAAATLVKNISYKYKEELSAHLIVAGWDPKRGGQVYGTLGGMLTRQPFFVGGSGSTYIYGYVDSAYKPGMTQEECRQFTKNAIALAMSRDGSSGGVIYLITITENGVKEDLVFGNELPQFYDK encoded by the exons acAACCATCATGGCcgtggagtttggcggaggggttgtagtggggtcggACTCCCGGGTCTCTGCTGG GGAATCCGTGGTGAATCGCTTCTTCAACAAGCTGGAGCCTCTCCATGACCGGATTTACTGTGCGCTCTCCGGATCGGCAGCCGATGCCCAGGCCATCGCCGACTCTGTGAATTACCAGCTGGAACTCCACAG CCTGAACCTGGACGAGACCCCGCTGGTCCTGGCTGCGGCCACTTTGGTGAAGAACATCAGCTACAAATACAAAGAGGAGCTCTCTGCCCATCTCATAGTGGCAGGATGGGACCCCAAGCGAGGAGGACAA GTTTACGGGACTTTAGGGGGCATGCTGACCCGGCAGCCGTTTTTCGTCGGGGGGTCGGGGAGCACCTACATTTATGGCTACGTTGACTCCGCCTACAAACCCGGAATGACCCAGGAGGAATGTCGTCAGTTCACCAAGAACG CCATCGCCTTGGCCATGTCCCGGGACGGATCCAGCGGGGGCGTCATTTACCTCATCACCATCACAGAAAACGGCGTCAAGGAAGACCTTGTGTTCGGAAATGAGCTCCCCCAATTCTATGATAAATGA